A section of the Methanocaldococcus sp. FS406-22 genome encodes:
- a CDS encoding winged helix-turn-helix transcriptional regulator, with product MNNKIKLNETDKKILDFILENGETTRQEIIESLDVKSGSLTNSLNKLQKLGYIKIEKQGNHTIIIPITPTQPSTHSENSKVVKLDLSKIKSLTHLRDTISSHLRANNWSIGNYDLVITALAIAKFTNLRLLIFGSQGIGKTCCIKSIFPNDEVFIEYDLHRKQLKDVVNLREHIRIIEQQYRHSWGKENPATFDSYAIVPLSKMAPSDLIFRFLPIRVLEYKYISGYKPVVFDVSNFKLVEPPTEVCDRFHSEMKNLLFFNNDEELAKAKIEDMKYHEILGLYGLNREQTVESLSAEQWKIERKYERFLKKPINAVNLKALQEDPEMWFRASQDMQLMRNAHEILKFAFSLSKSMDAVEEAYNFVMEILSTWTRVIDGREKRRDKSKVRVRSEAQSYYIDSNGVVHNVAVM from the coding sequence ATGAATAATAAAATAAAACTTAATGAAACTGATAAGAAAATTCTTGATTTTATCTTAGAAAATGGAGAAACTACCAGACAGGAAATTATTGAAAGTTTAGATGTTAAAAGTGGTTCTTTAACAAACTCTTTAAACAAACTCCAAAAACTTGGCTACATCAAAATAGAAAAACAAGGTAATCACACAATCATCATCCCTATAACTCCAACTCAACCATCTACTCACTCTGAAAACTCTAAAGTTGTTAAGTTAGACCTTTCCAAAATCAAATCTTTAACTCATTTAAGAGATACTATTAGCTCCCACTTAAGAGCCAATAACTGGAGCATTGGCAATTATGATTTGGTGATAACTGCCTTAGCAATTGCTAAATTTACAAACTTAAGGTTGTTAATTTTTGGCTCTCAAGGTATAGGAAAAACATGCTGTATAAAGTCAATCTTCCCAAATGATGAGGTATTTATTGAATATGACCTACACAGAAAGCAATTAAAAGACGTTGTTAATCTTAGGGAACACATTAGGATTATAGAACAGCAGTATAGGCACAGTTGGGGTAAAGAGAATCCAGCAACTTTTGATAGTTATGCTATAGTTCCATTGAGCAAAATGGCCCCATCTGATTTGATTTTTAGATTCCTCCCTATCAGAGTTTTAGAGTATAAATACATCTCTGGGTATAAGCCAGTTGTTTTCGATGTTTCTAATTTCAAATTAGTTGAACCACCAACTGAAGTTTGTGATAGGTTTCACAGCGAGATGAAGAATTTATTATTCTTTAACAACGATGAAGAGTTGGCAAAGGCAAAAATTGAGGATATGAAGTATCATGAGATTTTAGGGCTTTATGGTTTGAATAGGGAGCAGACGGTTGAGAGTTTGTCAGCTGAACAGTGGAAAATAGAAAGAAAGTATGAGAGATTTCTAAAAAAACCAATCAATGCTGTAAATCTTAAAGCATTACAAGAAGACCCTGAGATGTGGTTTAGAGCTTCCCAAGACATGCAGTTGATGAGGAATGCTCACGAGATTTTAAAGTTTGCTTTCTCTCTATCAAAGTCAATGGACGCAGTTGAAGAGGCCTATAATTTTGTTATGGAAATTCTCTCTACATGGACGAGGGTAATTGATGGAAGGGAAAAGAGAAGGGATAAATCAAAGGTTAGGGTTAGGAGTGAGGCTCAAAGCTACTACATTGACAGTAATGGCGTAGTGCATAACGTTGCTGTGATGTGA
- a CDS encoding DUF2080 family transposase-associated protein: protein MPEIKKKGWTKARMIFPAIFGKIKEQGNSARFYPSIPAEYVGKKAVLVILEEDEEISGGENE from the coding sequence ATGCCAGAGATAAAGAAAAAGGGATGGACTAAAGCGAGGATGATATTCCCAGCAATATTTGGAAAAATAAAAGAACAGGGAAATTCTGCGAGATTTTATCCTTCAATACCTGCTGAGTATGTTGGCAAAAAAGCTGTTTTAGTAATTTTAGAAGAAGATGAAGAAATAAGTGGTGGTGAAAATGAATAA
- a CDS encoding helix-turn-helix domain-containing protein has protein sequence MEGLIKLLAKKHVKEILQYLDTYGEVHFGQLHKDLGIHKGTLGNVLEELVDAGLLNKRREDTGTLLPRTYYSLTDFGRKVLILMRAINMLGTNPNIEVYQKDNKIIVAI, from the coding sequence ATGGAAGGACTCATAAAGCTATTGGCAAAAAAACACGTAAAAGAAATACTCCAATATTTAGACACTTACGGCGAGGTTCATTTTGGACAACTCCACAAAGATTTAGGAATTCACAAAGGAACATTAGGAAATGTTTTAGAAGAGTTAGTAGATGCAGGACTCCTCAATAAGAGAAGAGAAGACACAGGGACATTATTACCAAGAACATACTACTCACTAACGGACTTTGGCAGGAAAGTATTGATACTCATGAGAGCTATAAACATGTTAGGAACTAATCCAAATATTGAAGTATATCAAAAAGATAATAAAATAATAGTAGCAATTTAG
- a CDS encoding restriction endonuclease, with product MDKAKRGRYFDLDVLNGYEFEEFVARLLRLMGYEDVQVTQRTGDKGKDIIAYSNHGKPFRYKVIVECKHTKSVGRPVIQKLQGALLHELGEDKYIKGIVVTSGKFTKEAIEYTEEINKKHGSWMEIELIDGKKLYELCKKHGIKIVSGNIQVVSDITFKHLPKEEVKKRTINELGFIKGIEKTTYQVKTWKSYYPYYCVRYSVHSQVCTKVGCIYEVNVDDELLFVDGVTGKVLDNLPHGFFRFSPENMTKIPEEEKNLIRPFNFSVDELEQKVIDSIINKYTKEVVYRGKNNVEYRKVCSPKKKDILIKESYPIYLPQYTNSIKIQETNYNQSIVANERDIFKISDDLAFCKVCGRAVPIGERYVCPVCGRILGACHVIFDYLDETPVCPDHAIPRKLYLKTIYFASKENLEKFNNMWATMSLWERITTDSTLMKVLIVVGIITVFYLIKILGGG from the coding sequence ATGGATAAAGCAAAAAGAGGGAGGTATTTTGATTTAGATGTGTTGAACGGTTATGAGTTTGAAGAATTTGTTGCCCGATTGTTGAGATTAATGGGATATGAAGATGTCCAAGTAACTCAAAGAACGGGGGATAAAGGTAAAGATATTATTGCCTATTCTAATCATGGGAAGCCATTCAGATATAAAGTTATCGTTGAATGCAAACACACTAAGAGTGTTGGAAGGCCAGTAATTCAAAAGCTTCAAGGAGCTTTGTTGCATGAGTTGGGAGAGGACAAGTATATAAAAGGTATTGTAGTAACTTCTGGAAAATTTACCAAAGAGGCTATAGAATATACTGAAGAGATTAATAAAAAGCATGGTAGTTGGATGGAGATTGAATTAATTGATGGTAAAAAATTGTATGAACTGTGTAAAAAGCATGGGATTAAGATTGTTAGTGGGAATATTCAAGTAGTTTCAGACATCACCTTTAAACATTTGCCAAAAGAGGAAGTTAAAAAGAGAACTATTAATGAATTAGGGTTTATCAAAGGAATTGAGAAAACTACCTATCAAGTAAAGACGTGGAAGTCTTATTACCCCTATTATTGTGTAAGGTATTCTGTTCACTCCCAAGTCTGCACCAAGGTTGGTTGTATTTATGAGGTTAATGTTGATGATGAATTATTATTTGTGGATGGGGTTACTGGGAAAGTATTGGATAACTTACCACATGGCTTTTTTAGATTTTCTCCTGAGAATATGACTAAAATTCCTGAAGAGGAGAAGAATTTAATTAGACCTTTTAATTTTTCTGTTGATGAGCTTGAACAAAAGGTTATTGACTCTATAATCAATAAATACACTAAAGAGGTTGTTTATAGGGGTAAAAATAATGTTGAATATAGGAAGGTTTGCTCTCCAAAGAAAAAAGATATTTTAATTAAGGAGTCTTATCCAATATATCTGCCTCAATATACTAACAGCATTAAAATTCAGGAGACTAATTATAATCAAAGTATCGTGGCTAATGAGAGGGATATATTTAAGATTAGTGATGATTTGGCTTTTTGTAAGGTTTGTGGTAGGGCAGTTCCTATTGGAGAAAGGTATGTTTGTCCAGTGTGTGGTAGGATTTTAGGAGCTTGCCATGTGATTTTTGATTATTTGGATGAAACTCCAGTGTGTCCAGACCATGCAATTCCAAGAAAGTTATATTTAAAAACAATATACTTTGCCTCTAAGGAAAATCTTGAAAAGTTTAATAACATGTGGGCTACAATGTCTTTATGGGAGAGGATTACTACTGATTCAACTTTAATGAAAGTTCTTATAGTGGTTGGAATTATTACGGTGTTTTATTTGATTAAAATCTTGGGAGGAGGATAA
- a CDS encoding acylphosphatase, with translation MATTYELIIYGKVQHVGFRDRIENIGRGLGISGVVYNYKDGTVRILANFDDEEIKELFKKSIKALSKKDKLIEIERIEERELNTYIEFPEGINRISADDLIELNKKLDEGVKYIKLIFGELEGHTKILEKIDSKLDKLNSIDEKLDKIIKLLEQKL, from the coding sequence ATGGCAACTACTTATGAGCTAATTATCTATGGGAAGGTTCAGCATGTTGGATTTAGAGATAGAATTGAGAATATAGGTAGAGGTTTAGGCATTAGTGGAGTTGTTTATAATTACAAAGATGGAACTGTAAGAATTTTGGCTAATTTTGATGATGAGGAAATTAAGGAGCTGTTTAAAAAGAGTATTAAAGCTTTGAGTAAGAAGGATAAACTTATTGAAATTGAAAGAATTGAAGAAAGAGAGCTAAATACCTACATTGAGTTTCCAGAGGGGATTAATAGAATTTCAGCAGATGATTTAATTGAGTTGAATAAAAAGCTTGATGAGGGGGTTAAATACATTAAGTTGATATTTGGAGAGTTGGAGGGGCATACTAAAATCTTAGAGAAGATTGACAGTAAATTAGATAAATTGAATAGTATAGATGAGAAGTTAGATAAGATTATAAAGTTGCTGGAGCAAAAACTCTAA
- a CDS encoding tetratricopeptide repeat protein encodes MRILGLVAFILCLVVSIVGCVSEQSNSKQQPEWYKYYNMGVQKYNSQEYESAIACFKKVILDNPNCDMAYWYIGKCYLELKDYNMAKEYFKKATETRPEEGWYWYWLGVANYLTESHSGVNEWGVKYVRPESKETDRYFKTAVQFSPNDSKLIKSIAEFYEDTWNDDKAIEYYEKYLSLCPNDTKVAQKVISYYFDHMDYQKALYYLELINKYHPHEAYEQSIRNLKQGKHIIVFPDGSSRAHYD; translated from the coding sequence TTGAGAATTTTGGGGTTAGTAGCATTTATACTTTGCTTAGTTGTTAGTATAGTTGGATGTGTCTCAGAGCAATCTAATTCAAAACAACAACCTGAATGGTATAAATATTACAATATGGGTGTTCAGAAATATAACAGCCAAGAATATGAATCAGCCATTGCATGTTTTAAAAAAGTAATCTTAGATAATCCAAACTGTGATATGGCTTATTGGTATATTGGTAAATGTTATCTTGAGCTTAAAGATTACAATATGGCAAAAGAGTATTTTAAAAAAGCTACAGAAACCAGGCCAGAAGAAGGTTGGTATTGGTATTGGCTTGGAGTAGCAAACTATCTTACTGAGTCCCATAGCGGTGTTAATGAATGGGGTGTTAAATATGTTAGACCAGAATCAAAAGAGACAGATAGGTATTTCAAAACAGCAGTTCAATTTAGCCCAAATGATTCAAAACTGATAAAGAGCATAGCAGAATTCTATGAAGATACATGGAATGATGATAAAGCTATAGAATATTATGAGAAATATCTAAGCCTATGCCCAAATGATACAAAAGTAGCACAAAAAGTCATTAGTTATTATTTTGACCACATGGATTATCAAAAAGCTTTGTATTATCTAGAACTTATTAATAAATACCATCCACATGAAGCTTATGAACAAAGTATTAGAAATCTTAAGCAGGGAAAACATATAATTGTATTTCCTGATGGTAGTTCAAGGGCTCACTATGATTAA
- a CDS encoding RNA polymerase subunit sigma-54 translates to MSEVIHNIRELLKNPIFKKFFNELREKHAETIKDLVEVIPSMGTLKLHYKVVLASEDNIKKYYQSLDFYFPEIIEQHFFTKYQVFIDFDEESKWYGLIDLETLIKVHEWDYNQAIEKARKEGKTIKKSFEEFFVDSILSLLKDTKLHGISKFEDVPIVIKFRDNLYGDVNTWRLIEIETPKMTINYHLKIDDNNLVYLHAIKTVEKDGQVITAEENIPVFHLDKCEKIYDPIEDKTVFYVAGWKLQGSEEKYVEIIDINDIGQLLSSPVINLCKKYKELYMELKNVLKYLISQKAKDCIKTEGFAIISRNGRLIIPKRYKTPDTVFCENLEHLDRILSKNIDNLIREDLIKYLALFNKTHNLTIIGAFIASHLIHIIKPKIVSPVFIWGDSGVGKTSIAMLLSYVNPSSSQTTSHQLMQKISGFRCGLVYFDEKIDYSAQLTQDLKYSATNYGYLHRISHNKKYIANVMFLATSNPQPKFKTKGLEDLKGLLRRAIFLKVIKELDEITDKDINEAYEVLDIYRDDLIKILLDEIISFSEKEIKEIYKQFTVREKYKLLLTGLELWKTICKKYNIELNIDYDNLIKRFEESEKEVLGFGDISLLELIKGAIIEDAIHIARTLGIECDTDMLDMVTERNVIKSLLASKGYSIYQKDNKYYIILSVRGFKNLTNKIKELPDLDNKRDIESYLRQNGIEFEYKRTTIHGITCRAFFIELNDMTAESGKTLEEKVLNIIKESGEIGFDELKEKAGLCDEKLEEIIDKLKKLGDIQEVRFQTYKILE, encoded by the coding sequence ATGTCAGAAGTAATTCACAATATTAGAGAGCTCCTGAAAAATCCAATATTTAAAAAATTTTTTAACGAACTAAGAGAAAAACATGCAGAGACAATAAAAGATTTAGTTGAAGTTATTCCTTCTATGGGAACTCTAAAACTTCATTATAAAGTAGTATTGGCTTCTGAAGATAACATTAAAAAGTATTACCAAAGTTTAGATTTCTATTTCCCAGAGATTATAGAACAACATTTCTTTACCAAATATCAGGTATTTATTGATTTCGATGAAGAGTCCAAATGGTATGGTTTAATAGATTTGGAAACTCTAATAAAAGTTCATGAGTGGGACTACAACCAAGCTATAGAAAAAGCCAGAAAAGAAGGAAAAACTATTAAGAAAAGTTTTGAAGAATTTTTTGTAGACTCAATATTATCACTACTGAAAGATACAAAATTACATGGAATAAGTAAATTTGAAGATGTTCCAATTGTAATAAAGTTTAGAGACAATCTATATGGGGATGTAAATACTTGGAGACTTATTGAGATTGAAACTCCAAAAATGACAATTAATTATCATCTAAAAATTGATGACAATAATCTTGTTTATTTACATGCAATAAAAACCGTAGAAAAAGATGGACAAGTTATAACTGCTGAAGAAAATATTCCAGTGTTCCATTTAGACAAGTGTGAAAAGATTTATGACCCAATAGAAGACAAAACAGTATTTTATGTAGCTGGATGGAAATTACAAGGTAGTGAAGAAAAATATGTTGAAATCATAGACATCAATGATATAGGTCAATTACTAAGTTCTCCAGTTATTAACCTGTGTAAGAAATACAAAGAACTATATATGGAATTAAAAAATGTCTTAAAATACTTAATCTCTCAAAAGGCTAAAGATTGTATAAAAACTGAAGGTTTTGCCATAATTTCTCGTAATGGACGCTTAATTATCCCAAAAAGATATAAAACTCCTGATACCGTATTTTGTGAAAATTTAGAACATTTAGATAGAATATTATCAAAAAACATTGATAATTTAATTAGAGAGGATTTAATAAAATATCTTGCATTGTTTAATAAAACACATAACTTAACAATCATAGGAGCATTCATTGCAAGTCATTTAATACATATTATAAAACCAAAAATTGTTTCTCCCGTCTTCATCTGGGGGGATAGTGGCGTAGGAAAGACAAGTATTGCTATGTTGCTTAGCTATGTAAATCCTTCAAGTTCTCAAACTACAAGCCATCAATTAATGCAAAAAATTTCTGGGTTTAGATGTGGATTAGTTTATTTTGATGAAAAAATTGATTATTCAGCACAATTAACCCAAGATTTAAAGTATTCAGCTACTAATTATGGATACTTGCACAGAATCAGCCATAACAAAAAATATATTGCAAATGTCATGTTTTTAGCAACATCAAATCCCCAGCCAAAATTCAAAACAAAAGGGCTTGAAGACTTAAAGGGGCTTCTAAGGAGGGCAATATTTTTAAAAGTCATAAAAGAGCTTGATGAAATAACAGACAAAGACATTAATGAAGCTTATGAAGTGTTGGACATATACAGGGATGATTTGATTAAAATACTGCTTGATGAAATAATATCATTCTCTGAAAAAGAAATTAAGGAAATTTATAAACAATTTACCGTGAGGGAAAAATATAAATTACTGCTTACAGGTCTTGAACTCTGGAAAACAATTTGTAAGAAATATAATATTGAATTAAATATAGATTATGACAACCTTATTAAAAGGTTTGAAGAAAGTGAAAAAGAAGTATTGGGATTTGGAGACATAAGCTTATTAGAATTAATAAAAGGAGCAATAATTGAAGATGCAATACATATAGCAAGAACATTAGGGATAGAATGTGATACAGACATGTTAGACATGGTTACTGAAAGAAATGTGATAAAATCACTACTCGCATCTAAAGGATATTCAATATATCAAAAAGACAATAAATATTATATAATACTCTCAGTTAGAGGGTTTAAAAACCTAACAAATAAAATCAAAGAACTACCCGATTTAGATAATAAGAGAGATATTGAGAGCTATTTAAGGCAGAATGGCATTGAGTTTGAATATAAAAGAACGACAATCCATGGTATAACTTGCAGAGCATTCTTTATAGAACTTAATGACATGACTGCTGAAAGTGGAAAAACTTTAGAAGAAAAAGTTTTAAATATTATAAAAGAAAGTGGAGAGATTGGATTTGATGAATTAAAAGAAAAGGCAGGATTATGTGATGAAAAATTAGAAGAAATAATTGACAAATTGAAAAAGTTAGGAGATATACAAGAAGTAAGATTCCAAACATACAAAATTTTAGAATAA
- a CDS encoding DUF2080 family transposase-associated protein, which produces MIKVKKEHWKKPRNAYLTFVAVAKPVGNSTMISPALPPEYCGKKLLITVLDNDKETLEIQKD; this is translated from the coding sequence ATGATTAAAGTAAAAAAAGAACACTGGAAAAAGCCACGAAACGCATATTTAACTTTTGTAGCTGTAGCAAAGCCAGTAGGCAATTCAACAATGATTTCTCCAGCATTACCACCAGAATATTGTGGAAAGAAACTTTTAATTACAGTTCTTGATAATGACAAAGAAACTCTTGAGATTCAAAAAGATTAA
- a CDS encoding winged helix-turn-helix domain-containing protein: protein MLLKLLSKKRVKEILTLLDKHGEMYFAQINEHIPISKSTLSAILSELVLAGLLEKREGSDKQKLPKTYYKLTDFGKTALILYEIEEKLEKMRKIPDVKLEYKIVSKMSENCEDFK from the coding sequence ATGTTACTAAAACTGTTATCAAAAAAGAGGGTTAAAGAGATTTTAACATTACTCGATAAACACGGAGAAATGTATTTTGCACAGATTAATGAGCATATTCCTATCAGTAAAAGCACATTAAGTGCTATTTTAAGTGAGCTTGTTTTGGCTGGATTGCTTGAAAAGAGGGAAGGTAGTGATAAACAAAAATTACCCAAAACCTATTATAAACTCACAGATTTTGGAAAAACTGCATTAATATTATATGAGATTGAAGAAAAGCTTGAAAAAATGAGAAAAATACCAGATGTTAAACTTGAGTATAAGATAGTCTCTAAAATGAGTGAAAATTGTGAAGATTTTAAATAA